One genomic segment of Sanyastnella coralliicola includes these proteins:
- a CDS encoding heme NO-binding domain-containing protein: MKGVVFTEFLEMVEDKFGFDVADKIISNADLPSGGVYTAVGTYEHSEMVQLVTNLSGESGLSIPQLLNAYGNHLFTRFAAGYGQFFTGVTDGFVFLEQIEGYIHVEVRKLYPDAELPSFETKRIDDNTLEMIYTSERRMADFAEGLIEGCATHFNETYDINKENIEESGKVVRFTINRS, from the coding sequence ATGAAAGGAGTAGTTTTTACCGAGTTCTTAGAGATGGTCGAAGATAAATTCGGCTTTGACGTTGCAGACAAAATTATTTCCAATGCAGACCTCCCAAGTGGCGGTGTCTACACTGCCGTAGGAACTTACGAGCATAGTGAAATGGTTCAGTTGGTTACCAACTTGAGTGGTGAATCCGGTTTGAGCATACCCCAACTTCTAAATGCATATGGGAATCACTTATTTACTCGCTTCGCTGCTGGTTATGGGCAATTCTTCACTGGCGTGACCGATGGCTTCGTGTTCCTTGAACAAATTGAGGGCTACATCCACGTAGAGGTGCGCAAACTATACCCAGATGCTGAGCTCCCTAGTTTTGAAACCAAGCGTATTGACGACAATACCTTGGAAATGATCTACACTTCAGAGCGACGTATGGCAGACTTTGCCGAAGGTCTTATTGAAGGATGTGCAACGCATTTCAATGAGACTTACGACATTAATAAAGAGAATATCGAGGAGAGCGGTAAGGTCGTTCGATTCACTATCAACCGTTCATGA
- the xseA gene encoding exodeoxyribonuclease VII large subunit: protein MSTESPTLKLSELTNALDDFFQKRFSGRTFWVIGEVSGHKAYPNRSWHFFDLIEKEEGADRLKAKMQVVAWSPGFAAISRFERETGQRFTSGLEVMIKAEVSFHQQYGLKLTVIDMNAAFTMGQMERKRRETLEKLVKRYPDFIQKVGDTFHTQNQDLALPRIIKRIAVITSPGAAGYEDFMHSLEGNPYGYTFHVDLFFSRVQGLEAGITLSRRMYEISSNPDPYDLAVMIRGGGAQTDLFVFDDFGLNREVAKSEVPLWAGIGHQRDQTIVDLFCHTSHKTPTKVAEAILLHNRRSEEHVAGLREALMISGKEIIDQNKSELRQTSLSISALVPRILHRQQRSIAEFFNVIQRYGVKNISSRKTALNVLFASIKPTLRARILHENRQVFEKQSKLIQLQEHQLDREHMKLEQIQQIIRLSDPRKLLKKGYTLLSVDGKIVKDASELKAGDAIEIETHAEKIAAEVKKISPKN from the coding sequence ATGTCTACTGAGTCTCCGACATTAAAGCTTTCAGAACTAACGAATGCACTGGACGATTTCTTCCAGAAGCGCTTTAGTGGGCGAACCTTTTGGGTTATTGGAGAGGTTAGCGGTCACAAAGCTTACCCTAACCGAAGTTGGCATTTCTTTGACTTAATCGAGAAAGAAGAAGGTGCTGATCGCTTGAAAGCGAAAATGCAGGTGGTAGCATGGAGCCCCGGGTTTGCAGCTATCTCAAGATTTGAGCGAGAAACCGGACAACGCTTCACCAGTGGATTAGAAGTCATGATTAAAGCAGAGGTTTCATTTCATCAGCAGTATGGATTGAAGCTGACAGTGATTGACATGAATGCGGCCTTCACTATGGGACAAATGGAGCGAAAGCGACGTGAGACCCTAGAGAAATTGGTGAAGCGCTATCCTGATTTCATTCAGAAAGTTGGCGATACCTTTCACACCCAGAACCAAGACTTGGCACTTCCACGGATCATCAAGCGGATTGCTGTGATCACTTCACCAGGTGCTGCCGGGTACGAAGACTTCATGCACAGCCTTGAAGGGAACCCTTATGGATACACCTTCCATGTTGATTTATTCTTCAGTCGTGTACAAGGACTAGAGGCGGGTATTACTCTGAGCAGGCGCATGTACGAGATTTCTTCGAACCCTGACCCTTATGACCTTGCGGTTATGATTCGCGGGGGAGGGGCTCAGACTGATCTCTTTGTTTTTGATGATTTCGGATTGAATAGAGAAGTGGCGAAAAGCGAGGTTCCCTTGTGGGCCGGAATAGGACATCAGCGAGACCAAACCATTGTTGATTTGTTCTGTCATACCTCTCACAAGACACCCACGAAAGTGGCCGAAGCTATTTTACTTCATAACCGACGCTCAGAAGAACACGTGGCCGGATTGCGCGAGGCATTGATGATCAGTGGTAAGGAAATCATCGATCAGAACAAGTCTGAATTGAGACAGACATCATTGAGTATTTCTGCTTTGGTGCCGCGCATTTTACATCGGCAACAGCGATCGATTGCTGAGTTTTTTAATGTTATTCAGCGTTATGGGGTCAAGAATATCTCTTCGCGAAAGACTGCATTGAATGTGTTGTTCGCCTCGATTAAACCAACACTTCGCGCTCGTATTCTTCATGAGAACAGACAAGTGTTCGAGAAACAAAGCAAGTTGATCCAATTGCAAGAGCACCAACTCGACAGAGAACACATGAAGTTGGAGCAGATTCAACAGATCATACGCCTGAGCGATCCTAGAAAGCTGTTGAAGAAAGGCTACACTTTACTTTCTGTTGATGGTAAGATTGTAAAAGACGCTTCTGAATTGAAGGCGGGGGATGCGATTGAAATCGAAACACACGCGGAGAAGATTGCTGCAGAAGTGAAGAAAATCAGTCCTAAAAACTGA
- a CDS encoding pyridoxal phosphate-dependent decarboxylase family protein — MSTPSKNYWKKLTHDQIKERVFEALDANVNFYNEEVIGVPGSHLDPKVFRGDLPFLKDAPFLSALVRNPNHIGCHTSGNSESFFRGTHSIEAELIELCAKKILNGDEAEAFDGYVSSGGTEANVQAAWIYRNEFMQRFGASQKEIAILCSSDSHYSQYKASNLLSIDIAQVQVDEQTRQVNLEELERTLDGFEAKGIKYVILYVNMMTTMFGSVDDLDTYLNALNKRSFELRVHVDGAYGGFFYPFTQSQQRLDFSRPEINSVTLDAHKMVQAPYGTGIFLIRKNYMHYTHTSEASYVEGEDSTLIGSRSGANAIAIWMILMTYGRFGWEEKVNTLEQRAARFAAQLEQKGIAFFRQPYSNIVTIDAKAVAPKVAEEFGLVPDNHHDPKWVKVVVMDHVTLDRLVVLLDRIESSSISAE, encoded by the coding sequence ATGTCTACACCGAGCAAGAACTATTGGAAGAAGTTGACACATGACCAGATTAAGGAGCGTGTGTTTGAAGCGCTAGACGCGAATGTGAATTTCTACAACGAAGAAGTGATTGGAGTGCCTGGTTCACACCTTGATCCGAAGGTATTCCGCGGCGATTTGCCATTCCTAAAAGATGCCCCTTTCTTGAGTGCACTGGTTCGCAACCCGAATCACATTGGATGCCATACGAGTGGAAATTCTGAATCTTTCTTCCGCGGAACACATAGCATTGAAGCGGAGTTGATTGAGCTATGTGCAAAGAAGATCTTGAATGGCGACGAAGCGGAAGCGTTTGATGGGTACGTAAGTTCTGGAGGAACAGAAGCCAACGTTCAAGCTGCGTGGATTTACCGCAATGAATTCATGCAACGATTCGGCGCTAGCCAAAAAGAAATTGCCATTCTATGTTCAAGTGATAGCCACTATTCGCAGTACAAAGCCTCGAATTTGCTATCGATTGACATTGCCCAAGTGCAAGTAGACGAGCAAACGCGTCAGGTGAACTTAGAGGAGCTTGAGCGCACGCTGGATGGTTTTGAAGCGAAGGGCATTAAGTATGTGATTCTCTACGTCAACATGATGACCACGATGTTCGGTTCTGTTGATGACCTTGATACCTATTTGAATGCGTTGAACAAACGTTCTTTCGAATTGCGCGTTCATGTAGATGGCGCTTACGGAGGCTTCTTCTATCCGTTCACACAAAGCCAACAACGTCTAGATTTTAGTAGACCTGAGATTAACTCTGTAACGCTCGACGCCCACAAGATGGTACAAGCACCTTACGGAACTGGGATTTTCTTGATTCGTAAGAATTACATGCACTACACGCACACCAGTGAAGCGAGTTATGTAGAAGGTGAAGACTCAACTTTGATCGGAAGTCGCTCTGGAGCGAATGCCATTGCCATTTGGATGATTTTGATGACCTATGGAAGGTTCGGATGGGAAGAGAAGGTAAATACCCTAGAACAACGTGCAGCTCGTTTTGCCGCGCAGCTAGAGCAGAAAGGGATCGCATTTTTCCGCCAACCTTATTCTAATATCGTCACGATTGACGCGAAGGCTGTTGCACCAAAAGTGGCGGAAGAATTCGGACTAGTGCCAGATAATCACCACGATCCGAAGTGGGTGAAAGTAGTAGTAATGGATCACGTTACTCTTGATCGTTTGGTAGTTCTTCTTGACCGAATTGAATCAAGCAGTATCAGTGCTGAATGA
- the xseB gene encoding exodeoxyribonuclease VII small subunit, translating into MAKKENLTYETAFEELNDIVAMIEDEEVSVDQLADKMKRASFLINFCNEKLRDTEDAVNQIIRKMEDPGSPTPDEADDDAL; encoded by the coding sequence ATGGCGAAGAAAGAAAATTTGACCTATGAAACCGCCTTCGAAGAGCTCAATGATATTGTAGCAATGATCGAAGACGAAGAAGTATCTGTGGATCAGTTGGCAGATAAGATGAAGCGTGCGAGTTTCTTGATCAATTTCTGTAACGAGAAATTGCGTGATACTGAAGATGCGGTCAATCAGATCATTCGCAAAATGGAAGATCCAGGATCACCAACACCTGACGAAGCAGACGATGACGCCCTCTGA
- a CDS encoding hotdog fold thioesterase produces MTPSEIIDKMYNNDPFSQWLGVERVEEGAGFCVLKLTVRKEMLNGFSIAHGGITYALADSALAFAANAHGRKCVSVETSISHVQPVMEGDVLTTSVEEVSLTNRIGIYHITVSNQHDVDVAVFKGSVYRRSESWE; encoded by the coding sequence ATGACGCCCTCTGAGATTATTGACAAGATGTACAACAATGATCCATTCTCACAATGGTTGGGAGTGGAGCGGGTTGAAGAAGGTGCAGGCTTTTGCGTCTTGAAGCTTACAGTTCGCAAAGAGATGTTGAACGGGTTCAGCATCGCTCATGGTGGAATCACCTATGCGTTGGCTGATAGTGCTCTTGCATTCGCCGCAAATGCGCATGGTCGTAAGTGTGTTTCAGTTGAAACGAGTATCTCACATGTTCAGCCGGTGATGGAGGGTGATGTTTTGACCACTAGCGTGGAAGAGGTTTCACTTACGAACCGGATAGGAATCTACCATATTACGGTTTCGAATCAACATGATGTAGATGTGGCCGTATTCAAAGGCAGTGTCTACCGTCGCTCTGAATCTTGGGAGTGA
- a CDS encoding pyridoxamine 5'-phosphate oxidase family protein, with the protein MNIDQGAQLREIYGEPKERTILKELSALEQHSKRFLALCPFVVISTDGGDHLDASPRGGAPGFIKVLNDNELIIPDSKGNNRVDSLSNIVETGKFAMLGMIPGVDETLRIRGKAIVSNDPELLAQLDEEQNPPKTCIHVQVETVFLHCAKAFMRSKLWKEEAKIERTELPTMGQMIKDQIGHNDPVETQEQMEKRYQGDI; encoded by the coding sequence ATGAATATCGATCAAGGCGCTCAGCTCCGCGAGATCTACGGAGAACCAAAAGAAAGAACAATTCTAAAAGAGCTTTCTGCCCTTGAACAGCATAGTAAACGATTCTTAGCACTGTGTCCTTTCGTTGTGATTTCAACAGACGGTGGTGATCACCTCGATGCTTCTCCCCGTGGTGGAGCACCTGGATTCATCAAAGTTTTGAACGATAACGAACTGATCATCCCAGATTCAAAAGGAAACAACCGCGTAGATAGCCTGAGCAACATCGTGGAGACCGGCAAGTTTGCCATGCTCGGTATGATCCCCGGCGTTGATGAAACGCTTCGCATTCGCGGTAAAGCCATCGTCTCGAATGATCCTGAGCTCCTCGCTCAATTAGATGAGGAACAGAATCCTCCAAAGACCTGTATTCATGTCCAAGTAGAGACGGTATTCTTGCACTGCGCCAAAGCCTTCATGCGTTCAAAACTCTGGAAAGAAGAGGCAAAGATTGAGCGTACTGAATTGCCTACGATGGGACAAATGATCAAAGATCAAATAGGCCACAACGATCCTGTGGAGACACAAGAACAGATGGAAAAACGCTACCAGGGCGACATTTAA